A genomic region of Corallococcus macrosporus contains the following coding sequences:
- a CDS encoding serine/threonine-protein kinase, whose amino-acid sequence MAEVYLARAITPDGQRGPAVAVKRLMPHLVADRRIVQMFLNEARITAQVRHPHVVSILELGMEGGEPFIAMELLEGRSFAEVRQEAAERGQRVPLGITLRVLVDACRGLDAAHRAVDEAGRPLRIVHRDFTPDNIHVGVNGAVKVIDFGIAKADALGAGTEPGTLKGKFFYMSPEMIAGRSVDHRADLFAAGVMLYEQLCGRRPFTGMSTDEVLTRISEGRPKPPTAFDPSVPQALEAVCLMALAKDPEARFDSLQTFIAAIEMLGGPAEVASPAQVAAYLDALFPPDSDPKRLALRQARLADPSNSGSEGAPGGDLLPPFGVQGVPAWPVPPPVSAGLSPARPLPPVGTQTVSLRARPVASGGSNDGPSGNAAVPADAQAKAPRGAVKGAQAGAPRSRRALAIVAGVLVLGGAGAGATWFLRRPDVLPPARIAAAEAATTVDAKVSALDGLAKDVRATAKELGRAGTLLLNAGAHSQALSLAEAYTSRFPKEAEAHLLAARAATELRMGKRAERAIDEATALAPKDVRVPLALAELRARQGDVPGALTALAKAYAQAPGSAQVAPRYGQLLSQGGRLDEAATVLSAWTRQHDDAESLAELGFVRFRQEKLDDAAALLKRAQRKAPSLAVAHSYLGAVLFRQGDLRGAEREYREAERLAPDDPRALTARCQLHVHEGDAARVAEVKRTLAEKFPDRAQALAAECGAGN is encoded by the coding sequence ATGGCGGAGGTGTATCTGGCGCGCGCCATCACCCCGGATGGGCAGCGCGGCCCGGCCGTGGCGGTGAAGCGGTTGATGCCGCACCTGGTCGCGGACCGGCGCATCGTGCAGATGTTCCTCAACGAGGCGCGCATCACCGCGCAGGTGCGCCACCCGCATGTGGTGTCCATCCTGGAGCTGGGCATGGAGGGCGGAGAGCCCTTCATCGCCATGGAGCTCCTGGAGGGACGCTCGTTCGCGGAGGTGCGGCAGGAGGCCGCCGAGCGCGGCCAGCGCGTGCCCCTGGGCATCACCCTGCGCGTGCTGGTGGACGCGTGCCGCGGGCTGGACGCCGCGCACCGCGCCGTGGACGAGGCGGGACGGCCGCTGCGCATCGTCCACCGCGACTTCACGCCGGACAACATCCACGTCGGCGTGAACGGCGCGGTGAAGGTCATCGACTTCGGCATCGCGAAGGCGGACGCGCTGGGAGCGGGGACGGAGCCCGGGACGCTGAAGGGGAAGTTCTTCTACATGTCGCCGGAGATGATCGCCGGCCGCAGCGTGGACCACCGCGCGGACCTGTTCGCCGCGGGGGTGATGCTCTACGAGCAGTTGTGTGGCCGCCGGCCCTTCACCGGCATGTCCACCGACGAGGTGCTCACGCGCATCTCGGAGGGACGGCCGAAGCCGCCCACCGCGTTCGACCCGTCGGTGCCGCAGGCGCTGGAGGCGGTGTGCCTCATGGCGCTCGCGAAGGACCCGGAGGCGCGCTTCGACAGCCTGCAGACGTTCATCGCCGCCATCGAGATGCTGGGCGGCCCCGCGGAGGTCGCCTCGCCGGCGCAGGTGGCCGCGTACCTGGATGCGCTGTTCCCGCCGGACAGCGACCCCAAGCGGCTGGCGCTGCGGCAGGCGAGGCTCGCGGATCCGTCCAACTCGGGCTCGGAGGGTGCGCCCGGTGGAGACCTGCTGCCGCCGTTCGGGGTGCAGGGCGTTCCCGCCTGGCCCGTGCCGCCTCCGGTCAGCGCCGGTCTGTCCCCTGCCCGTCCCCTTCCGCCCGTGGGTACCCAGACCGTGTCGCTGCGTGCCCGGCCCGTGGCTTCCGGCGGATCCAACGACGGGCCCTCGGGCAACGCCGCCGTCCCAGCTGACGCCCAGGCCAAGGCCCCCCGTGGCGCGGTGAAGGGTGCTCAAGCCGGGGCGCCACGGTCGCGCCGGGCCCTGGCCATCGTCGCGGGCGTGCTCGTGCTGGGTGGAGCGGGCGCGGGGGCCACGTGGTTCCTGCGGCGTCCGGACGTGCTGCCTCCCGCGCGGATCGCCGCCGCCGAAGCCGCCACGACCGTGGACGCGAAGGTGTCCGCGCTGGACGGGCTGGCCAAGGACGTGCGCGCCACGGCCAAGGAACTGGGCCGCGCGGGCACGCTGCTGTTGAACGCGGGCGCCCACTCGCAGGCCCTGTCCCTGGCGGAGGCCTACACGTCGCGCTTCCCGAAGGAGGCGGAGGCGCACCTGCTCGCCGCGCGCGCCGCCACGGAGCTGCGCATGGGCAAGCGCGCGGAACGCGCCATCGACGAGGCCACTGCCCTGGCCCCCAAGGACGTCCGCGTGCCGCTGGCCCTGGCCGAACTGCGAGCCCGCCAGGGCGACGTGCCGGGCGCGCTGACCGCGCTCGCGAAGGCGTACGCGCAGGCGCCGGGCTCCGCCCAGGTGGCCCCCCGCTACGGACAGCTCCTGTCGCAAGGGGGCCGGCTGGACGAGGCCGCCACCGTGCTGTCCGCCTGGACGCGCCAGCACGACGACGCCGAGTCCCTGGCGGAGCTGGGCTTCGTGCGCTTCCGCCAGGAGAAGCTGGACGACGCCGCCGCCCTGCTCAAGCGCGCGCAGCGCAAGGCGCCCTCGCTCGCGGTGGCCCACTCCTACCTGGGGGCCGTCCTCTTCCGGCAAGGCGACCTTCGCGGCGCCGAGCGCGAGTACCGCGAGGCCGAGCGTCTGGCCCCGGACGACCCGCGCGCCCTCACCGCGCGTTGCCAACTCCACGTCCACGAGGGCGACGCCGCCCGGGTGGCCGAGGTGAAACGTACGCTGGCGGAAAAGTTCCCGGACCGGGCGCAGGCGCTCGCGGCGGAGTGCGGCGCGGGGAACTAG
- a CDS encoding amidohydrolase family protein, producing the protein MGTVLKGGFVVELEPASVERVDLRIEGERIVARGEDLAPGPDDEVVALSGKLVFPGLVNAHHRLASVLARGLVGPTPTSYQALLEQVRWPFENALDLDAVQVAATAGGLESIQCGTTTLFDLHASPKAVTGSLLRSARGLHEVGVRGVLSYAVTDRMGAVGREEGLEETVSFARKARGRFRGQVGAGPCFTLGDDALQGLGEALNTTGTGLHFPLAEDPLDERLSTERHGNPPVTRLLTSNLLSPRAMAAHAGHLAWADLAQVLATGTWLLHTPRSNQGLEVGYAPALKFGARASLGTDGTSPDMFAEAQAAYLRSREAGQTIDVLRYLANGHRLASQVFEAAIGPMREGALADLLVLDYLSPTPLTAETLAWHVVHGLGSRHVEAVMVDGVWRVWARRPLSVNPTVVAEQSREAAAAVWARMASS; encoded by the coding sequence TTGGGCACCGTCCTCAAGGGTGGTTTCGTCGTCGAACTGGAGCCCGCGTCCGTGGAGCGGGTGGACCTGCGCATCGAGGGTGAGCGCATCGTGGCGCGGGGCGAGGACCTGGCGCCCGGCCCCGACGACGAGGTGGTCGCGCTGTCCGGCAAGCTCGTCTTCCCGGGGCTCGTCAACGCCCACCACCGGCTCGCGAGCGTGCTGGCGCGCGGCCTGGTCGGCCCGACGCCGACGTCCTACCAGGCCCTGCTGGAGCAGGTGCGCTGGCCCTTCGAGAACGCGCTGGACCTGGACGCGGTGCAGGTCGCCGCCACGGCGGGCGGCCTGGAGTCCATCCAGTGCGGCACCACCACCCTGTTTGATTTGCACGCCTCGCCCAAGGCGGTGACGGGCTCGCTCCTGCGCTCGGCGCGCGGCCTCCATGAGGTGGGCGTGCGGGGCGTGCTGTCCTACGCGGTGACGGACCGCATGGGCGCGGTGGGCCGCGAGGAGGGCCTGGAGGAGACGGTCAGCTTCGCGCGCAAGGCCCGGGGCCGCTTCCGCGGACAGGTGGGCGCGGGCCCCTGCTTCACGCTGGGCGACGACGCGCTCCAGGGCCTGGGCGAAGCGCTCAACACCACCGGCACCGGGCTGCACTTCCCGCTCGCGGAGGATCCGCTGGACGAGCGGCTGTCCACCGAGCGTCACGGCAACCCGCCCGTGACGCGGCTGCTCACCAGCAACCTGCTGTCCCCCCGCGCCATGGCGGCGCACGCGGGCCACCTGGCGTGGGCGGACCTGGCGCAGGTGCTGGCCACGGGGACGTGGCTGTTGCACACGCCGCGCTCCAACCAGGGCCTGGAGGTGGGCTACGCGCCCGCGCTGAAGTTCGGGGCACGCGCGTCGCTGGGCACGGACGGCACGTCGCCGGACATGTTCGCGGAGGCGCAGGCGGCGTATCTGCGCTCGCGCGAGGCGGGCCAGACCATCGACGTGCTGCGCTACCTGGCCAATGGCCACCGGCTGGCGTCGCAGGTGTTCGAGGCGGCCATCGGCCCCATGCGCGAGGGCGCGCTCGCGGACCTGCTGGTGCTGGACTACCTGTCGCCCACGCCGCTGACGGCGGAGACGCTGGCGTGGCACGTGGTGCACGGGCTGGGCAGCCGCCACGTGGAGGCGGTGATGGTGGACGGCGTGTGGCGCGTCTGGGCGCGCAGGCCGCTGTCGGTGAACCCCACCGTGGTGGCCGAGCAGTCCCGCGAGGCTGCCGCCGCCGTGTGGGCGCGCATGGCGTCGTCGTAG
- a CDS encoding peroxiredoxin, translating into MLNSLLVVGWLSAAIPQVGETAPDFTVKDTTGTTYTLSEMVKKGPVIVAFFPKAFTGGCTKELTAYRDRYKDVEQAQGQVLAFSTDDAETLTRFKTELKAPFAFIPDPDGKIVGAYDVKMPVLTVSKRYTFVVGEDRKILKVDEGKDAIDVSGAIAACPLRKGAAAKPSAAPAGNTPPIKAEPATK; encoded by the coding sequence ATGCTCAACTCCCTGCTCGTCGTCGGATGGCTCAGCGCAGCGATTCCCCAGGTGGGGGAAACCGCCCCGGACTTCACGGTGAAGGACACCACGGGGACGACCTACACGCTGTCGGAGATGGTGAAGAAGGGGCCCGTCATCGTGGCCTTCTTCCCCAAGGCGTTCACTGGCGGCTGCACGAAGGAGCTGACCGCCTACCGTGACCGCTACAAGGACGTCGAGCAGGCGCAGGGCCAGGTCCTGGCCTTCTCCACGGACGACGCGGAGACGCTGACGCGCTTCAAGACGGAGCTGAAGGCGCCGTTCGCGTTCATCCCGGACCCCGACGGCAAGATCGTGGGTGCGTACGACGTGAAGATGCCGGTACTGACGGTGTCCAAGCGCTACACGTTCGTCGTGGGCGAGGACCGCAAGATTCTCAAGGTGGACGAGGGCAAGGACGCCATCGACGTCTCGGGCGCCATCGCCGCGTGTCCCCTGCGCAAGGGCGCCGCCGCGAAGCCCTCCGCGGCACCGGCGGGCAACACGCCCCCCATCAAGGCCGAGCCCGCGACGAAGTAG